GGTCGtatatgataaaaattgaaCCTGAACATCGACCCGCTAACACGATAAGACAGGACACTGGGTCACCCCTAGGAAAGAGGCGGCACCCAGTGGTGGAGGAGGCGGCACAGGTGGCACCACGATGGCAGGCGATGTGACGGCTGCATGTagttcatttgtttttttgtgtgtttgggGACCATATGGTCCCCTATGGTCCCCAATGTTTATTTTTGGCCGGTGAGTGAAggagaacaaaagaaaaaaaaagagaagaagagaagaaaaaggagaagaagagggcgggaagggaaaaagaaagaaaaaaagagacgGAGAATAGAGAGAGGGAAGGAGAAagaggagaaaaataaaaaaaatgtaaaatttttgttataaattaatggattaatgttaatgttaatgttaatttgtttttgttgttattattcttgatttaatttggatttaatttttaaatttattttgtaaggtattatttggttaaaagagctattaaggtatgtttgtatttattttatattttcattcattcataatttatttttaatgtttattgaagtaaaaaagcctatttatgttatgtacaaaaatattttattattttatgtaatttatttgttatgtgtgttttaggttaattagatatatttttatgaaatttatttggcatgttattttgattattttaatattatttttttattttttatgtaggtaaaagatGAGACCATTGATATGAAATTAGTTTATATGttctaatttttaagattttataattgagaataagagtttatgtttttaaattttattttattttatgtttttataaatattaaaatgaaatttcttttaaacttctatgaaaaaattatatttttgacaataattaagttggcatgttattatatatattatattttaaacaaaattttttacttattatcattttaaaataataatattcgtATTTAGTATGTATcgtttatgttatgtttttgttatatttctttattggcatgttatttttagtattttaatataattttttgtttttatgtaggtaaaagatTAAACCATTGAGATGGAATTTGTGAATGGGACCATTGAGTTGGAGTTTGAGTTGGAATTTataagatatatttattttgttaatgtaaTATAGCAAAAAATATGATGTGGAAAAAATGGTTtggtatttttgtaattaaaagaaatatataaaatttaggtattttgataaatatttaaaatccatcaaactttgaaattaataatgaaatttgttttgaaaatgcAAGTATCGCAATGACTCCATTGATTAAGAATGATGGTCACATATCAAACACGGTTAATAATATGGTgatatattgttatttgttaatcacGGGTTCCCTTAAAAAAAGATTTACGTAATTTAcagaaataaattatgttattataattattttctgtaatttaacactGTCAGGGCCCGTACCGCGCATTAAGGGGTTGGGTGAATGATTTAAGATATTCCCTGAATGAACGACTGATGTCATACTTGGAGTTAGTTGGATTCGGGTCAGCAGCACTGATCCGAACATTTGATTTGCAGTACGATTTAATATCTGCATTAGTCAAGCGTTGGCGTCCAGTgacccacacttttcatttgTTGTGTGGGAAGTGCACTGTCACTCTGGAGGATGTTGCATTGCAACTTGGGCTCCCAATCGACAGGAGTGCCGTAACGGGCATAAGTGTGATAGTTGAGCCAACTGCCCTTTGTTATATCCTACTAGGAGTCCCGCCCGTTGATGCAGAGTCTAATTACAGGTTTAGACACTATGGCTTTGTAGTCCATtgatatattcatgctataccgCTTAATAACAAATACACGCTCTTCCTTACTTTCGAATCTCTAGCCTACGAACAACTCCTTAGGATCAAAATTTACAGCTAGCCAGTGAGCAGGtagtatttcagggtactccgaAAACTCGACTATGTGCGTCGCGTCGAGGTCTATGAGTGACATGTGTGGCTCcagattattgtgtatcacaatatGTCGAATCTGGTTCACGACTAAAGACACGTTAATGTTTCCATCGTCATTCACATATTCGTCGTCAATATCATTGGGGATCTCGTTCACATCAGGATCACTATCACTATTGACCTCTTGATCATCATATCCATCATCACCGACCAAATCAATATCGTGTGCAACATTAAGATCGGTATCGATCCCGCGTATAgtcgattcactatcaacgtaagatattggagccaccatgcACAGTTCTTGAGCTCCATGTTTTTCACCATATGCAGTGAGATCTTCATTTGGCTCCACACCAGCTAACTCAGTAAATAAGTGAATTGGTGCATTTTGGTCACTCCGATTCCCACAATAAAGAGCAATCATTGTCTCCACATAttcatcgtctacaagttccatttcagTGAATTTGATGAGATATGTcaaaactggaaacttgtagaaaagtttCGAGATCCTTCTTCCACAACGTCTAACAATTTTTGCGCTAATCTTTTCCTTCATACCATTGAACgagatatttctattaaatctcattgctatttgctGCCGACATTCAATTATACATCCAACGGTTGTTGTCAAGGTGATTCCATCGAAATAAACACATACGAAAAATTGATTATCAATCTTCAATACTCaatctgttaaaaaataaacaaaaattctcaaaacaatTTCGAACATCATAAAAAtacttacataaaaattttaatgaatggAAAGACTCTATttctaataatatcaaatttattgtcATTTCTAACAATATCTATGACAAaaacattttcaatatttatatattttttcctgTTGTTATCATTAACTAACAATTACTTTATAATAGTTACTAACATAAAacctttcaaatatattaaaaattttaaaacataacattctcaataatctaaacacaaaacttactaacaaatcacaataaacaaaataacttaaaaacaaaacataaaaataacactaaacaaactatataatactaacaaaataattttttcttatcataatttattatatttgaaaataacaataaaaataaaaatatcttttctttctttcttctcttctccctCTCTTGTtctgctaatttttttttcaaattgataaGAGTCGGATGGGAGAGTGGGGTGGAGGGAAATATACTAGGTGTGCCGCCTATCAAATAGGGGTCACTGGTGCCGCCTATTAGATAGGCACCACACCTCCTTCGTATTTTTGTACCCGTATATACTAGAATGGAAAAGTGGTGCCGCCTATCCATTTTTTACCactactaaaatattattattatttaactatacTGTGCCAGAATGAGGATGGTGCCGCCTATGCACCACACTTCACCCATCTAAATataccattttggtacataattgTTGCAACATgccattttagtatttttttatattatttgagtaaAGAACCCTTGTTCTGCTCTCTAAAATAGCTGAAAGTAAAATTCAATAATGACATTTTTCCTCTCCTCTAActaatttaaaagatttaatatcATAATTGGTTCTGAAACTTTTATctaatatgtaataaaatatttatataaagaaaatgtctaatttaatatttatattattctatCATATGTCAATATATCTCAAAGTTTTAACATCGTTCAATTTACATGTTGACTTGACAATAATAGACAAATATTAGTCActtatcattatttaattagttttaaatttgaaactaaaaatattcatttagtaattatataacaaaaaaatattatactgaatataaatttacaaaataattttaataatattaataatttaacttaattttaaaatttaaaaatagaaaatttcattttaaaatttaaaaatagaaaatttcatgtaaataaaaataaaaagattaaattttaaatttatgaaaaatagagatatttattgaatattttaaccAAGGCACCTAAGAAACTAGCTAAGGCTCTTGTTTAGCAGCAACATTCGCTGCTTTGCCTAGCTCAAATGCAGACCGAAGCTCCTAGTCCTAGCTAGCTTTTTGGCATATTTCAGGGATTTGGTTGCTCCTATCAATATTTTCAGGTTACAAGATAGCAACTAGCAAGATTGGAGCTCCAAAATAATAACAGTATAGTTGTTAAAAGAAGTTCTGGaaaattgaaatgttaaaatttgatattgagtACAATAAGAGAAGAATATAAGGGAAAAATTAAGGTGATACAATGAAAATTGGTTCACTTAGAAAAAACTGAAAATCGAAATAAGGACAGAAGGACAAGTTAATAATTACTTAAGAGTTATTTTAAGATGTGAAGAGCTCAAtcttttcttcatctttcttttagGTATTTATAGGAGAAGTTTCATTGTCTGTTAATATGATGTTTCATGATACATAGTTAGCCTCGCTAAATGCATAAAACATAATCATGAACATATATCATGAGTCTCTACCAATACAAGGTTGGTATGCCTAAATAGATTTCTTATTGTTTCGAAAGTACATTCGCAAGTGTTCACACTTAAATACAGGTGGATGACTCCTTTTAAGTTGAATGGATGGTCTTTCCTAAAAGTTTTGAGGATAGGTCAATGACATGTGTCCGGTGTTGTGTCCCAGTAATGAAAAtgtataacaaatttaaaagaaaaaagtatcaatgttttaaaaaaattaaatactaaaataaacattaaaatcaaactcaaatatcaaatttaaataaaaaaattaaatattaaaataaatattaaattcaaataccaaatattatatatcCCAAATAATATTAAACGGTATCCAGATACTTGATTTTTTTGTCAGGTATTATTGTGAGACTGCGAATCATTTCAAACTAATAAGAGTTATTGCTATCGATTCGATGATGCCTAGAGAATATAATGATTTGAGTATCGAAAAGCGGTCTGCCCAACTCATTGTAATGTCACTATCTTCTGAATAACCTTACGTATAAAGGGTAGGGCCTTCTATTTACAAATGGGCCGCGACTTAAGACAGTAATCCTAAAGCATTATGTCCAGAACCAGACTTTTCAGCATATGTTTCACATCTACCAACTATCGTAAATGTTCAACTAGtgtaatttgtatatatataatacctaAGCTACCATAATCcctctaattttttaaagtgaATGATATATACGTTTACTTTCATTCTAAATTATTGTAACAAATAGTTATTTTGGCAtcaaatttagttatttattgGTTATTATTTGCACGTCAGTTTaaacaggaaaaagaaaatgaatgattcAATATGAAGCAGTGAAATCAGGTGAAAGATAACAAAGCCTTCTTTCTCCAATTTTCAAAGGAGTAGGAGCTTAAGAAATATATGTGGGCTTGAATGGTGCAAAATATGGtattcaaatttcaacaataacaaaggAGAAAATCCTTATAATATCATGAGATAACTAAAATTAGCTCTTAAAATGATGGGGACGAACCTGAAATGCCAactgttttcctttttttgggTTCAATGAGACTGAGAAAAGGCCGAGTGCTTAATCGACCATGTAACTTACTGAAGAGATAATGCCTTAATGTATTTGCCGCTTAATCTGTTTCTTGTCAAAACTGTAAGAAAATAAGTCGAATTCTAATCAGAAATGCgcataaaactaaatttaaagatCGTAATCTGTTAATCTCAATctaaacaagctaaaacatTCCAATCGATGCTCTATAAgctaaaatttgagtttaattgaatatttatttttaagttcgagttcaattaaaattatttatcaattttaaaattgagttcaattaagatgtacatatttaaatttgagttcaaattcaactcaataatttaacttaaaattaataaaatatactaaagtcaatgacataatttaataatataaaatacttaaaatgtatattaaaaataaaaattttgattaagctTAATTACTGCTCGAATTGAGCGAATTGAGCTTGATTCCATAATTACCACAAATTTCATATCATTGAATTTTAAGTCGCCGTCTAAGGTAGATCTCAGAGCCAAACACTAAAAATCTAGAATCGTAAccgaaaagaaaattaaaaagaattaaaagagaGAACTGACCGTACACTGGATCAGGTTGAAGAATCAGCGTGGACCGAATACCCCCTTCAGCACCGCCATTAAGATAACTCGAAACGATAACGGCACGGTAACTGTAAGAAAATAAGTAATTTAGTAATCAGAAATGttcctaaaacaaaatttaagatCTGTAGTTTGTTAATCAGAAACAATTCATATCATTCGGATTAGTGGTTCATAGCTAAAACAATTCGAAATTAGCGATTTATAGCTTGTCTGCTGAGAAAACTTTGTATATCATTGGATTTAAGTCTTGGTCTAAGCTAAAAGATTCAAAGCCAAACACTAATTAATTCGGAATTTGTTGCAAAACGaaagagaaaattaattaaagagagAACTGAGAGTGGCCTGAAGATCGATGCTACAGCCGCCACGTTTGATGACCGTAGACCTTGAAGGAGGACGGACGGAGGCCATTGTCGTGCTTACACTGGATCAACTTGAAGAATCGGTGTCGACCGTGCACCTCCTTCAGCAACGGATTGCTCAAAGACGGAAAGTATTAACGGTAACAGTCCGTCGCCGGAGACCTGCGTCGTTCGTGTGATCTTGTTTCCCCCCATTAAGCTCTAGTTTTGGCGGCGTTGTAACGAAAACCTTTCTGTTTCTGGCGCGGCATCTTCTCAAATATAAATAACGAGAAATTTGGTCGTGGGCGGGATTTACAAGtatgatttataaaatacatgtttaaacCCACCAAGGGAGAAGCCCGATGGGCTAGTAGGGCCCGACTCGGAGAATTTCtatctttaattcttttatagtctataacattttaaattaacatataataaaattatatcgactttaaaaaatataaaattttgatttaattttttaaaatttataatagtataaattattcaaataataaaattataattttattatcttaaaaacatacaattcaatctTGATCTCTCTCAAAATAATTTCTAACTTCACCTCGAGAATCCCAAAATAAAACtaagttcaaattaaaatctatcaatAACTCGAGCTCTATTCCATAACTACCAAATCAAACTTGAATCGTTTtttaatcaaactcaaataatttactAACACTATGTTTCATTCAAATTCCTAATAAAACTCACATATAATAAGACtctgaaatcaaaataatattagagAGCATGACATTTGCCTATGCATAAGGTGAGACGTGGACCTGATGCGCAACATTTGATTTTTGGAtactattattttgaaatttcgcaCTCAAGtgactattaataaaatttatgctCCCAAACTATTTAAATTTGTGTAAACCAAATTTAGCTGAACTCCAGCacattaatgattaaaaatgcgaaaataatattttttgttttaatgtattatgaatttacatttttacctttatatatatacttaagtCCGAGCGTAAAAAATATGTTTCAcatcattaaagaaaaaaagaaaaaccccgAATCTAAAACAGAAATCAGAGAACAGCTGAAGGCTTTTCCTACTGATTTTTTTCACCTgaaatttgtcaatttgattCCATGCAAAATACAAAAGCTTGTATCAGATTTGTTCTTCCTTTTATTAGTCTGCAAATACCGTCGACGTTCTTCACCGTTTCTATTGAATGCTAAGATTTTCGGTTAAAATTCAACATCACCAAACAAACAAAGGAGCACGACAAACGAAAATCGCGTTTAcaacaaatttattcattttcagggataaaactataaatttacaCATccgatcatcatcatcatcataaaaaaaaactcaaaggcAACGATGATCGTCGATGATGATCACCATCAAACGGTCACGATCTCATCGGCATCTTCAAAGTTAGGATCCTTAACATCAATAACCTCTTTCTCAAACCCGATCTCGGCCGGCGAAAGCCCATCTCCCGCCCAAGTGTATTTGCCACCGTGACCTCCTTTCTTAGGCGATCCACTCATTCCGGTACCGGATTTCCTGTCTTTCCTCGCATCCGCCGACGACGACGACGATTTTCCGTTGCCTTTGCTACTCTTCCCAGTGTTCTTCATTTCTTCACAAAGTTATCAAcctatatcaattcaatttccGGATTTAGTTGGCGATTTTTAGGGGAAATGTTAATGGCTGTTTATATGGAGAAGAGTGGGACTTCAACTTGAGGGCGTGGAAGCAATTCATTGGAAGGATTGGTGAATGGATAAGACCGTAAGAACAGACAATGCACTGTATTGTACCCCAAAAAATAAGccaatgtaattaaaaataaatgtaatgaTTTCAGGGATGACATCCGCTGAAGCTAAGCTATATCGTTGTTCATGGTATAGAATATGTTCACTCTATTGTCTAGTAAAAACAAAAGGGTAAATTGCACTTAatgtcattaaactattagaaaatttacattttagtcacttaaatgtgatcatttaattatttgaaagttttcatttaagtcatcgGACTGTTAAAATCAATGCTATACGGTCTTTTTTGATCCCATCAATTGAAAGTTCTTGTTCCTCTTCTCTTCTATAAttcgttttttttataaaacatcttTGAACGTCACAGATctacaaaccaaaattcaatagttttctttttcaatcttcaATATTGATCGTCAGATCAACTCGagtctaaggtatgttcttctactcatcgATGAGTACTAATCCACTGTACCAATCATGGAATCGTCGCTTGGAGCTCGTTAACCAGActctaaaaaaaaacttaatagtgtagtaacttaaataaaaaactttcgaataatttaatgacttgaatgaaaatttttgaataattcagcGACTTTTGTAACtatttaaagttaaatgatcaaaatataaatttactaatagtttagtgacattaaatgtaatttatccaaaataaataaataaatattaatattgtatatttttatgatttaattttattctaagtaaACTTGACCCGACTCGAGGTTGAAAATTTTTTACCCAACTTAAAACAAAGTAAATCTGATCCATCGATTCAAATAAATCACCCGAACTATGAAGACGTTTATTCTCGAAACTATTTCTTGAGCCCAGCAAGTTAAGCTCGTACGACTACACAAAATTTTCTATGCATTTATTATTTGCATGATGTACTAAAAAAACTCCATTGTGTTACTGTTCATGTTTGTCTAAACGTAAGTTAGTCCATTTTAAAACTTGCATAATTAGTTCAaaaatgttttatgttttacattattatttttaaatgtttattagataagttatattatttttaatttaatatttaattattttattttattaaaattttaaattaaggcATGttgactttttttatatttacattataatattatatattattatatatcctatttttaaatatatacaagatatgttaataaaattagaaaatgggTCAGactaaattcaattcaaaacttaaaaaagtaACTAAGTCTAACActctaatttatattttaaataaatacaatttttaatccAAACCTAATAATTTTATCCACGATTCCAAATATTAGGCATAATTTCAATCTTTCGTGGGTAATTGGGACACTGGACAGGTCTAGTTAACATCAAAGTTAATTAAGCCTAGGTTTACTCAAACTCacaactattaaaattttgcaaCATCATTGGTGCTAATggtttttttatacaatatctaaaattaGGAGAGAATAATCGTTTTAATCGGTCAATTAAGTTagttttttgaattgaaatcaacTTGACCAACTTTAGTTGAGAAAACTAACCAAATCGAACCGACTTTGATTCGATTAGTTTGgtcaatttttttgattaaccgatattgaattattaagttgagtttatatgaataattatctattacatatcataaaatataaatatgtttttgaaataataaaaaataagtcgATTTTTCGATCAGTTCGATTATAagattcaaaaatttataatatccACCAACTCACCCTAACTAACTAAAtccaaacagaaaaaaaaaatcaaatgagtcatttttccattaaaaccgaaaattattttcctttttaaaattatttataatctatttccaattttaaatagaaaaataaacccGCTTTACAATCGAATTTATATCATTACCAATGCtcaaatgctcaaaatttaaatccgctAAAACTCACCTCCAAAAATCAGCAAATAAGgttgatgataatttaattagtattaagTCAACTAAAGTTTCcctttttagtttagttattataactaaataaaacattagaaaaaagaaaaggagtaaATTTCCAATCCACTCGTAAATGCTTCTAGTCGTGTTGTCTAGCGGGTTATTATTTGCgctacttaattttattttcatttataatattagtaattaatattatatattttagacaTTGACTTTCATTCTtaaagcaaaattttaaatatgtttaatggttgaagcatatttattatttagctTGGCGTTAACCCCAAGCAAGAATTGCATTTTGCAAGCGTAtgtgttaattaatttaatagacTTACAATTGTCTTAGTGTTGACCGCTCTTACTTTTCTTCTTAGTAACGAATTCAAAGTTGATTTGtattagttaattaatcatgataattttaaaattaacataataataatttcaatccTTAGTATTtctaaataaagttaatttaatattaattttaagaattttaattctcaatatttacatattgtgcaatttaattttctttttgcacTTCTGTTTTTTGACCCTTTTACTtacaaaattgagaaaataaaatcatcaattaaaattgattgaaattttacacaaaatagaaacacagataataattcttatattttctcattcttttaaaataaaccttaaatatagaaaagtaaaattacaaaaaaatcaaattacataatttgtaaatgttgagagttaatttttctttttagaatcaagactaatttataaattttgaggattAAAGTTACTactatgtcaattttaaaagttgccGTTATAGGTTGatgaccaaaaataataaaatcaaataattaggtGATAATTTTGTAACTCTTTATAATTCAATGACCTTAAAAGAATTTATTGTTAGTTAAGTgattattaatacaatttacCCTAAAAGATATCAGCAAAAATTGGATTGGACTTTGGAGGGGGCGggagagaaaagaagaagaaaagggttTTCTTCGGttgttttaagtaaaaaaaataaatatattgaaaaataattaataaaaagaaaaaaatagatatgcGCGCGTCCTTAACCCTTTAAGTACCGCCGGCATCTCCTCCATTTATTTACTTCAATCGCtgttctcatttccatttctctCCTCCCATCTCCGCCGCCTCCGCCTCCGCCTCCGCTTCCGCTTCCGTGTCAGTACTCTTTATCTCTTCATCCCCTGCTCTGCATGTTTGAGCTGATTTACG
The Gossypium raimondii isolate GPD5lz chromosome 8, ASM2569854v1, whole genome shotgun sequence DNA segment above includes these coding regions:
- the LOC105793752 gene encoding uncharacterized protein LOC105793752 produces the protein MRFNRNISFNGMKEKISAKIVRRCGRRISKLFYKFPVLTYLIKFTEMELVDDEYVETMIALYCGNRSDQNAPIHLFTELAGVEPNEDLTAYGEKHGAQELCMVAPISYVDSESTIRGIDTDLNVAHDIDLVGDDGYDDQEVNSDSDPDVNEIPNDIDDEYVNDDGNINVSLVVNQIRHIVIHNNLEPHMSLIDLDATHIVEFSEYPEILPAHWLAVNFDPKELFVG